The Gemmatimonas aurantiaca T-27 DNA segment ATCTGTCCACCGGTGACTACGACCGGCTGATGCTGCCGGCGGCACCACGGGCGGCGAAATACGCTGACCGCTGGCGTGTCACGGCTGAAGATGGCGGTGGGTTCCAGTTCCGTGAGTGGCGCTCGAATGTCGTGGCGCGCTGGGAGTATCGTCCCGGTTCAACGGTGTTTCTGGTGTGGCAGCACGGACGCAGCGGCTACGAAGACCAGTCGGGGCAGTTTGCCTTCGGCCCCGAGATGCGTGACCTGTTCGGATTGCCGCCAAACAACACGTTCCTGCTCAAGGTGTCCTACTGGCTCAACCCATGAGCTTCTGCATCACACTCTGGTTTTTTGTGTTGCTGTTTGCTGGTGGGTGACACTCAGCGCCGCACGCGTTCGATGCGCACGATCTCGATGGGTGGCTTGAGACTCTGGCCATCGGCCGGCCGTTTCTGGATGGACCGCACGATGTCCATGCCTTGTGTGACCTGACCGAACGCGGCGAACCCCTGGCCATCGAGATTGCGATGGCCGCCGAAGTCGAGCGACGGTTGATCGCCGATGCAGATGAAAAAGTCCGAGGTGGCCGAATCGGGGCCGCCTCGGGCCATGCTGAGTGTGCCATTGCGGTGCTTGAGACCGGTGGCGTTGGTGCGCTCGAGCGGGATGGCGGGAAAGCGCGTGCGTGTGGGGGCCGGGTTGGCGCCACCCTGGATCACTTCGATGCGCACCGTATCGCGCGGCTGATTGTCCATCGTGACCGTGCGATGGAAACGGCCGCCCGTATAGGCGCTCGAGTCGACGTAGCGCAGGAAGTTGCGTGCGCTGATCGGTGCCCGCGCACTGTCGATTTCGGCCAGGATGGTACCGAGTGACGTTTCGATGCGCACGGCGACGGTACCGGGCGTCGGCTGCTGGGCGTGCGCCGTGGCCGGATGTGCCGCGATGCCGAACACGGAACCGAACAGCAGGGCACAGGCGGCGGGGCGTACACGCCGCAGGAGGGAGGTGATCATGGCCTCAAGAATGGCTATATTTCAGTCTTGAGGCCACGCCCTCACCCAAATCGGGAAAAGTCCGGGACGGCCCGGCCCTACTTCACTGGAGGGCCGTATGGCCGCCTGGGTTTCATTGCTGGTCGCTGGCGTGTTGGAAGTGGTGTGGGCCTACTTCATGAAGCAGTCGCAGGGGTTCACGCGACTGTGGCCCTCCGTGATCACGCTGAGCACGATGATCGCCAGCTTCGCGCTGCTGTCACTCGCCATGAAGACGCTGCCGTTGGGTACGGCCTACACCGTGTGGACCGGGATTGGTGCCATCGGCGCTTTTCTGGTGGGCATTCTGGTGCTTGGCGAAACGGTGAGCCCCATGCGCATCACGGCTGCCGTGTTGATCGTGGCTGGGCTGGTGCTGATGAAGCTCTCGTCCTGATCACGGTCGGTTGTGGCACGCGCGTCCGGCTCAGGGATGGGCCTTGAGCGTGAGCCAGGCGGTGTACCCCTCGGTGGGAGGGCGCGAGCCGGGGGTTTCTGGCCACGGTGTCACGGAGTCGAGTGACACTCGCGTTCCAGCGATCACCGTGTCCGACGGCGGCGCGCCCCACCGCAGTGTGAAGGGCACGGTTGCTCCACCGCCAACACGATAGCCCAGTGTCACGTCGACATCGCCCATGCGTACGCAGACCACACTGCGCGGGCAGCGGGAGTCCTGATCCACGGACAGCAGGGAGAAGGATGGCGCACCGCTCGTCGGCTGAATGACCTGACCAATGCGCACGGATTGTGACCGTGGCGTATCAGCGGGGCCGGCGGCGGTGCCGCTCGAGGAGCATGCGACCAGCAGAGCGGTTGCCGCGGTCATGGAGACCGACACGGGGCGACTCGGTGGTGTGAAAGATCGAGAGGCGCGCATGGGGCCCTGATAGAGAGGGGACCGATCGAAGCGGACACGGGGCCATACCCAAGCGTGGCGGGACCAGTCACCGCAGGGCCGATGATTTCTGGGACGAATGTGGTGATCTGCGTGCGAGGTTGCTGGGGGCTGTCCGCCGTTGAACGAACATGCTTGACGATTGCGCGGCCCGATGAAAGACTGGGATGGTTGCTCACGAATGGAGTCACGATGAATCCCAAACAGCGCTCGGTGCGAGCCTCCTGGACTGCGTACGTCGCTGCAGGCGCGTTGCTGTTGGCCTCGGCATGTGGTGGAGACAGCGCCGAGCCGACCACGCCCGTTGGCGTGACGGAGATGAGCGCACGCGCTGCGTCCTACATCGAAGAGTACATCGGGCTGATGCAGCGCCATGTGCACAGCACCCATCGCGTCGATTGGACGCAGGTGCGCGCCCGTGCCCGCGCTGCGGCGGCCGGTGCGCAGTCGCTCGACGACGCGCGTGTCGGCATCCAGGAGGCACTGCTGGCGATCGGTGAGTGGCACAGCTTCTATACCGGGCCCAATGGCGTCACATTCAGCGTGCCTAGTGTGCCGTGTGGGGCTGCGTCGTCCTGGCTACCACTGCAGCCGCCCAGCGATGTGGGCTACGTGCGGATTCGCGAGTTTTCTGGTGGTGTTGTCGAATCGATCGCATATGCGGACTCGGTGCATCGGATGATCGCGCGTGCCGACAAGCCTGACCTGAGTGGCTGGGTTGTGGATTTGCGTGGGAACCGAGGCGGGAACATGTATCCCATGTTTGTCGGTATCGGTGCGCTCATGGGGCCCGGTCGCTATATCGATTTCATCGATGCCGATGGTGGGCGCATTCCCGTCAGCTATCGGAACGGTGGAGTCTTCTACGGCGCGGAGGAATTGGTTCGCATTGAGCGACCATACCATGTCCGCGATCACAACATCCCGATTGCGGTGATTGTCGATGGTCTCGTGGCGAGCTCTGGCGAAGCTACCGCATTGGCGTTCCGCGGCAGGCCGCGCACGCGCCTCTTCGGGACACCGACGTGTGGCATGGCCTCGGGGAACATCACCCTGTTCATGTCCGACGGCGCGCGGGTCGTGATCACTCGCTCACTCATTCATGACCGGATGAGCACGGGCGACGGCGGTCCGATCCAGCCGGATGTCCGGGCAGAAACGGGTGATGAGGCGATCGCGCAAGCGGTGTGGTGGCTGCGCTCACAGCACTCGGCGACTGAACGCGAGGACTAGCGTGTCTGCAGCGCCCGCCGGGTACAACGGGCAATGCGTGGTGTGCGCGTCACCCAGGCCACGACATCGGCGACCGCACTCCACGCCTTGTCTGTGGTGGTCACCGCAGCGGGACCGGCCGGCGTGGTGACGAGTGGAGTGGCGGGCCCCTGTGTGAGCGAAGCGTCGATGGCGTCGAAGAACACATGGTCGGCCGGAGTCTGTGTCAGTGTCTGACGGGCGGCATGCACGGTGGCGCGCATATCGGCATTGGCGCCAAAGAAAGAGGTCCGGACTTCGTCGCAGGTCGTGAGCACCAGCGATTGCAACGCCTGCAACCGCAGCACCCGAGGGAGAGTGGAGTCCGACACGGCATCGGTGAGCTCGCGTCGGAGCTGCCGGGTTGGGGTCTCCGCCGACTGATTCATCATGCTCTCGATAAACGCCATCCGCGGGCGAGCCAGCGATGTGCGATTCATCGAGGCGGCCGGTGAGTCGGGCGCACGCAATTGTTGCAAGCCGTCGCGTGCCATATCCACCAGCGTGGCACCAGCGAGGGCATCCATCGCGCCTGTGCCCACGTCGATGATGGCAAACCCCACCATGAGCGTGCGCCGCAACGTGCGTTCCGCCGCAAGAGAGTCGTGCATGGCCAGCGACCACGCCGCGCGATAGATCGACGCAATCGCCAACTGGCGCGCGTCGCCAAAGGCGACCAGCGGTGGAAGCGGCACGCGTGCACTGTCACCCGATGGTACAACGGGCTGCATCAGGCCGATGGCGGGCGACAGATGTGCCAGTTGCTCGAAGTCGTTCCACAGCGGCGCCTGCGCCATGGCGCCCAGGTATGAAAGTTCGGCGTTGGTGAACCCTTCGCGTGCGCGCGCCACGATCATCGAAGGATTTGGACCTCGATATTGCGCCGAACGCATGCCCGAGAACATGCCCGCGTCCGGTGCCAGCGCATTCCACGGGCGCGCGCCGGGATTGATACCGCGACGACGGCTCGGCAGAATGGGCTGCGCCGCGCCCAACTGCTGCAAGGCGTTCGTCAGCGTCTGGCGCGAAGTACCGGCGGCCGGCGGCATGCCAGTGGACGCCGATGGTGGCCCGTCGATGTCGAGCGGGGGCGTGTCAGCGCCCAGACTGCGGAGGGAGTCGAGCGCTGCCAACCGCGCGCCGATGCGGTCGAGATCGAAGGTGCGTGTGGGACGGGAGGTGCCGATGGCGACCACCGGCACGAGCACCATGAGTACCACCACGACCGCCACGGCCTGGATGGCCCACACCCGTGCTGCCGCCAAACGCGTGGGGCGGCGTTCAGCGGTGGGCGCGTCATTTTCGGGGGCCGCGTGCATCGGGGGCATGCTGCAATCTGTGCAGATGTACCGGGCACCGTCATGGTCGTGCGGACAGCGAAATGGCGATGTCACCAACGCCGCACGCCCCGGCAGCGTTGGTACGCGCCTGGGGCGTGATCGGGTGTGGCTGTATGACTGCAGCGTGCGGGAGACAGTCCGGACGCAATCGAGAGGAAGTGCGGCCCGCCGAGCCTATTGCCCGGCGATGGCCGCGCGGGGAACGGAGGATCAGCGCAGCGTGACGCCGACGGCGATGGGCACCCAGCGAATCGCATTGCGGTTCCCGATGCCCTGATCGCGGTCGAGATAGTCCTTCGTGTTGCCGAAGACGTTCACGAATCGCGATTCGACAAACAGTGCCGCGCCGCCGATGCCGAACTCCATGCCGCCACCGAGCTGCGCACCAAAGGCGTTCTGACGGATGCGGTTGGCATTGTTGAATTCCACCACGGGTGTTTCGCCGTCGCCGATGGCTTGATCAATCGGAGAGTTCGTTCCGAACGAGCGGAACTGATACATGCCTGCGCCACCCACGCCATAGATGCCGAACGCACCAAGCTGTCCACGCGCGGTCATGTTGAGTGTCGCGGAATAGATCTGCGGGCGATTGGCTGGAATCGCGAGCCCTTGGCCCGAGGCGTTACGCGCCACGACCCTGCGATCGCTGCCGAGGCGATTGTATCCCAGATCGAGACGCACACCCAGGAGCTGATTCGGTCGATGGAAACCGATTGGTACCTGCACATTGAAACCCGGCTCGTAGCCCCGGTCCTTCAATTCCAGCGAAGGCAGGGACGTACCGCCGCCGAGCGACAGATAGAAGCCGCTGTTGCGAAAGAGCGCAGTGCTGGGCCGTGGTGGCTGGACCGACGTAATGCTGTCCTTCGTATCGATGGTGCGGGTGGGGGCCGCAACAACGTTGATGGTTGCTGACTGATTGGGCAGTGCCACCGGTGCGGCGCTTTGCGCCCACAGCGCGACCGGGGTACCGATGGAGCAGGCGACCGCCGCGCAGGTGCACGCAGTGGAGAGACCGCGGCGCGCGCGCGAGATCAAGAAAGAAATTGAATACGTCATGTTCGCCTCCGTGGGAATCGTTGCGGTTCCGTGCTGCGATCAGGATAGGGGTCTCCTGTCCCGTTCGCGCGTTCCCACACGAGTGATCTTTGCCACACCCTTTGGCAGGGGCGGGACCTGCCCAAAAGGGGGAGACAAAGACTCCGCTGGCGGCTACTGGTTGGCGTAGCAGGCAACTCCTATTCTGCCTCTGTGTCTGATGGTGATCTCACGGAGCGCCACGCGGCTGCATCGCGGGACACTGTCACCAACTCACCGACCGACGGTACCGGTCGTCTACATACAGGAGGCTTCCATGTTGACCACACTGGCCATTGTCCTGCTCGTGCTCTGGGCACTCGGTATGGTGTCCGCCTACACCATCGGCGGTTTCATCCACATTCTGCTGGTGATTGCCATCATCATGGTGCTGGTGCGTGTCATCCAGGGTCGTAGGCCGATCCCTTGACGATGACCGCAGGACAGCAAGTGGGGCCGCATACACCAGGTATGCGGCCCCGCTTGTTTTTGTAGAACCTTCAGTGCCAAACGCGGAGGTGATATCCGTCGCCTGCGGTCAGCGAGGGCGCACCGCGTCCAGCAAGCTGCTCAACCGGGTCATATCCAGCGGCTTGACGACATGTGCATCAAACCCCTCGGAGAGGGCGCGCTCCCGATCCCGTTCAGCGCCCCAGCCCGTCATGGCAATCAGCATGGCCTTGCGGGGAACATGCCTGGCGCGGACGATACGGGCGAGTTCGTACCCGGACATCCCGAGCAACGAGACATCGACAAACGCAATGTGGATAGGAGCGTCGACTGGTTGCTCTTCCGTCAGAAACGGAAGGGCCTCTTCTGCCGATGACAAGGCCATTGCATGGCACCCCATCAGTTCGAGTACCATTACCATGCTATCGCGTACATCCTGATTGTCATCGATGACCAGTGCACGGATTTCAGTAGGCGGCATGCGTGTGTTGTGAGGGAAGCCGGCGATCACATGATCGGGCCCGGCATGCAAACACGAGCCGTGCATCGGTTGCACGGCAAGTGCGTTTCAACGTGGCGCACCGGGCGCTGGCAATCCGCACGACCGATCCGCATCTTCTACCGCTACGGTCCGGAATAGTGCTCCGGAATATGTGTGCGCAGTCACGTGGAGGCACGGGCGGACGATGGGTGGTGCGACGGATGATGTGACGACGTTATTGCACGAATTGCGCAACCGCCTGATGCCCATGCAGTTGCGAGTCGATGCCGGCCGTCACCTGGCGGCTGGTACAGCACTCGAGCCCCTGATGGTCTCGCTGCAGGCCTCGATGCAGGACCTCGCGCAGTGGGTAGATGCCAAGCAGCGTGTGAACCCCGTCGGAGAAGGGGCCGAGCAACGTACCGGGATGCAGAAGGGGCACATCCTCATGCCGGTCACGCCCCTGCATGTGCTGCTGGTGGATGACAACGACATGCTGGCGAGTGCGTTGTGCGATTTTGCATCGGGCGACCCGCGTTTTGCGTCGATGCGGCAGGTACGCTGTGCGGCGGACGCGTGGGAGTATCTGTCGTCGTATGCGCCGGATGTCGTCGTGCTCGACGTGCACTTGCCGGATGCCGATGGCATCGCCCTGTGTGTGGCTCTGCGCGAACGCTACCCTACCGTGCCCGTGGCCATCCTCTCCGGGACGTTCGACGCCATTCTGGTCGACGAGTCCCGTGTCGCGGGGGCGGCCGGATTCATTGCCAAAGGCAGTGATCCCCACGCCACGCTGGAAGCGTTCGTGGCCGTGTCCCGAGGGGGATGGACGACACTACTCCCCTGACGGCACCGTGCAGGCACCGGCAGGGGAGTTGGTCCAAGCGCTATGACGCCGCTGTGACGCGTGGGAACTGCGGCTGACGCCTCAGTTCATCGGCGCATCGGCAAACCAGAAGAGATCCACCTTACCCTGCCGGTTACGCGACAGGACCAGCGTGTAGGCCTTGCCCGCTTCGAAGTTCATCTTGGGCGTGGACAGCAGCGATTCGTTGCGGTTGTCGGCACGCACTTCCAGCACGCCCGACCACGGGTCGATCATCTTGTAGGCGTGCTCTTCACCGTAGTCGAGGCCTTCCACCAGACGGTCGCCATTGCGCGGTTGCACGATCACCTCACGCACGCCCGGCGCGGCGTGGACGAAGCGGATAGCAGCCTTGCCTGGCTCCTGCACCAACTGGTCGCGCACGACGAGCGTCTCGAACTTCGTGCCATCCTGATTCTTGAGCACGATGAGACTGTAGCGGTCACCGTTGGTCAGCAGCTCGCGATTGGTGTTGAGCGGCACAAAGGTTCCGCCCACGGTATCGCCCACCTGGAACGAGGCCCAGGTCTGATCGATGGGTTGATAGGCACTGGCCGCCTGGAACTTCACGGACGGCAACACGTGCATCTCGTCGGCGCGGATCATGAGTTCACGCGACATCGGCACGGCATTCACGACACGCACGAGGGCGACACCACGCTCGTCGGCG contains these protein-coding regions:
- a CDS encoding DUF4397 domain-containing protein; this encodes MLNHTRSLILVAAAVIATQACSREAGDDRAVETRSEDGTLANTMSADSADERGVALVRVVNAVPMSRELMIRADEMHVLPSVKFQAASAYQPIDQTWASFQVGDTVGGTFVPLNTNRELLTNGDRYSLIVLKNQDGTKFETLVVRDQLVQEPGKAAIRFVHAAPGVREVIVQPRNGDRLVEGLDYGEEHAYKMIDPWSGVLEVRADNRNESLLSTPKMNFEAGKAYTLVLSRNRQGKVDLFWFADAPMN
- a CDS encoding response regulator, whose amino-acid sequence is MIAGFPHNTRMPPTEIRALVIDDNQDVRDSMVMVLELMGCHAMALSSAEEALPFLTEEQPVDAPIHIAFVDVSLLGMSGYELARIVRARHVPRKAMLIAMTGWGAERDRERALSEGFDAHVVKPLDMTRLSSLLDAVRPR
- a CDS encoding DMT family transporter — protein: MAAWVSLLVAGVLEVVWAYFMKQSQGFTRLWPSVITLSTMIASFALLSLAMKTLPLGTAYTVWTGIGAIGAFLVGILVLGETVSPMRITAAVLIVAGLVLMKLSS
- a CDS encoding peptidylprolyl isomerase, with protein sequence MITSLLRRVRPAACALLFGSVFGIAAHPATAHAQQPTPGTVAVRIETSLGTILAEIDSARAPISARNFLRYVDSSAYTGGRFHRTVTMDNQPRDTVRIEVIQGGANPAPTRTRFPAIPLERTNATGLKHRNGTLSMARGGPDSATSDFFICIGDQPSLDFGGHRNLDGQGFAAFGQVTQGMDIVRSIQKRPADGQSLKPPIEIVRIERVRR
- a CDS encoding response regulator; this encodes MTTLLHELRNRLMPMQLRVDAGRHLAAGTALEPLMVSLQASMQDLAQWVDAKQRVNPVGEGAEQRTGMQKGHILMPVTPLHVLLVDDNDMLASALCDFASGDPRFASMRQVRCAADAWEYLSSYAPDVVVLDVHLPDADGIALCVALRERYPTVPVAILSGTFDAILVDESRVAGAAGFIAKGSDPHATLEAFVAVSRGGWTTLLP
- a CDS encoding S41 family peptidase — encoded protein: MNPKQRSVRASWTAYVAAGALLLASACGGDSAEPTTPVGVTEMSARAASYIEEYIGLMQRHVHSTHRVDWTQVRARARAAAAGAQSLDDARVGIQEALLAIGEWHSFYTGPNGVTFSVPSVPCGAASSWLPLQPPSDVGYVRIREFSGGVVESIAYADSVHRMIARADKPDLSGWVVDLRGNRGGNMYPMFVGIGALMGPGRYIDFIDADGGRIPVSYRNGGVFYGAEELVRIERPYHVRDHNIPIAVIVDGLVASSGEATALAFRGRPRTRLFGTPTCGMASGNITLFMSDGARVVITRSLIHDRMSTGDGGPIQPDVRAETGDEAIAQAVWWLRSQHSATERED
- a CDS encoding lmo0937 family membrane protein, giving the protein MLTTLAIVLLVLWALGMVSAYTIGGFIHILLVIAIIMVLVRVIQGRRPIP